Sequence from the Candoia aspera isolate rCanAsp1 chromosome 7, rCanAsp1.hap2, whole genome shotgun sequence genome:
AAtggtctaaaacatctggagggcatcaggttgggaagacTATCAAACTTGCCCTCAGAATTGGATGGGATGGTCCAGATTCCCCAGATTCTCTAAAAAATGCCCCTCAGATGAAAGGTAAAACAACTACTGAGTACTTCATGTGTTGTGTGTTTGTGCAAGAGAGACAGATAGATTGTAATGCAAGGTTCCACTCCTTCCCAGCAGCTTTTTACTCAAAGCACGGGTTTTAACACACACTGCAGCCCAGAAGATATTTGTTGTTATAAACAGTGGAGTGGGTACCCATCAAATTCCAGCCGTCTGTGATGGAGAGATGAATAGTTTGTAAAAGTATGAATGTAACTTTTTGCTTTCAAAgcaaaagcaatgtttctcaaatgATGGAGGCAGAGGCCTTCAATTATATTGCTTCCATTTTAAGAAGTTATAGCCAGTGGAAGTATCTTGGCTGAAACAGCATACTTTTCACATTAGCCTTTGTCAGCAGAAGATTTCAGATGCAACTACTTCCTGTTTTAGGGCAACTAAGATAAACCAATTTGATTATATGACTCTGTAGTGATTGGTTGACACAAGAAAGGTGTGTATAGGACATTAGCTATGCTGTAACTGGGAAATGTCACCATACAGACCAATATTCCCACCaaataccctccagatgtgctatatttcaactcccaggattccaatCAGCCAAAGACCATAATGGCTAGGAAGTGTGGTTGctgaagtccagcacatctggcagACATCACGTTGAGGAAGCCTGGGGTAGAGAATGCTGTCATATGCAGTAAGTCCATCCTTTTATCTTAGGTGTTTTAAGAAATCTGATACTGAATCACACTGTCATTATCTGCTTGGGACAATGGTCTCCAAGATTTCAAAGAGTTGCCTTTTCCAGAACGGTCTGAAGATAGTTAACTTGGGGTAGTTGTGCTGGATCCATAAACAACAAATTACAGCATTACTGAACTGCTAGTTTCCCTTAtgactaaaatatatattttttaaaattattatttgtatttgttaaTTTGGAAGGAGCAGAATCAGCAAGCAGGGGAAGATTTGTAACTATTAACCAAACATATAAACATTAAGAATTAAGACCAACATCAGAGAATAAGATATATGATGTGGTCCACCCAAATCTCTCTGTGGGAAAGACTGAAGAGCACAGTAAGTGTGGTTTATTAACTTGGGTTTAATATTTATCATGCcctgtgaatgcagccattgggGTCACTCTGCTGTACCACCAAATGTTGGTAGGACAGTGCAGTGTCCTGCCAATTTGAGGCTAGAAATACAGGAAAACTCTAAAGtagtttaaattaaaagaaaagaaactccaCTGCAGCCATGCCCCCATCTATATAATGTGACATAGCCTTGCCCTCTGCCTTCCTTAGTCCCATCCTCAAGATGCTACATGTGGCCTTGATCACCCTAAAATTGCCCACCCTTGTCTGCAAAGACATCAGGGCCTTTTGCAAGGGGTCCAGAATGACTTTTTCCCAGATGCCAGAGTTTATATCAAGATTCCATCCATTGCCTCTGTTCAGCAATTGAGCTACAGGATTTTCTTGCTGCACCTTTTTGACTTCTCAAAGCCAGTGGTCACCAAAGGCACTTTTAAAGTACAAATGGAAATTGATCCCCAATGTGATTATCAtggctttttctaaaaaaaaaactttggtagCTTGAGCATTCTAATCCCTTTCCTCTTCCAAGCTTGATGTTTTCTATTTTAGGCCCCTCGGCTGCAAGCCAGGACTGGTACGATGTTGGTTGAAATGTGTAGGTTAGATGTCCTTGGTTTTTCTGGGTGAACGGGGTGAAATGATATAGACAATATAGTTCAGTAACTAAAATCTGAGTCTTTCACAAAAAAACTTCACCGTAGTCTTGGACTATAGTCCTTCTCAGGTCAAATTGTAAAAGAGGAATAATACTAAATGCCTCTTAAAATTAAATTCCACCTCCAGGTAGTGGAGTGTGGTAAATCTCAGTATCCAGACATCTGAGCAGGTTATGAATTTTGAGTTTTTCAGTCTTTCTCGGGATAGAAATGTTATTACTTTTGTTGCAATCCATCCTAAAGATATTTTTCCTCAGGCTTTCTGCTGACTTCTGCTACTTCCTGTTTACTCCCAGGTAAGCATGCTTAGGACTGCACTGTTAGCCACTTCAGTTTACTATAGGGTCTATGCCAGAAAGACTACAATCTAGCCAAGAGGTGGTCCCTAGCTTGCTATTGGATAAACTTTAGAACTTTTCAGAGCAAGTAGCTGTGAATTTCTCACTCATTCTTGTTTCCCCACCGTTTATTTTGCTTACCATAATGCTCTGACTGATTCGGATTCTGGCTTCCCTTCGTGGTCAGGAGCTAGAAGACTTTGTTTCTGTTTCCTCtgtctctcccctcctcctcctgtctccttcTGAGCTGCAATGGAGGAGGAGACTGGCACCAAACACCTGTTGTTGCCTTTCAGTGTCACAGAGCAGGGGAGGGAAGAGGTCATAATTCCCAACATAGACACCCCCTGGAGCACTTACATCACCAGCCTCTGATAGTCATGGATACAGCAGCTTCATAAAGCACAAAGGCACGCACATCCTAAAAATCCTAAATTATCCATTGATGGGGTCTAATCTGCCCAGCTACGAAAAACAGCGGTTAGGTAAATTAAAATCTCAACTTGTATGCAGCAGCTAtgaaaaggcaaattccatgccaGGTCATTAGGGAAAGGGTAAAAAATAGAAACATCAACACTGTAATGCTTTTATGGAAATCTATGGTACACCCACATCTGGAGTAATAGATATAGTCCTGGTTGGTGCATTTGAGAAATAATGGAGCTGGAAAAaagtgaagaagaggacaaccaaacTGATCGGTGGGCTCAAGAAATGACTAGAATGTTTGGGACTTTTTAGCTTAGGAGAAAAGGCAAGGAGAGACATTGTCAAGAGTTATAAAATAATGCATGGCATTGAAAAGATAAACAAGGAGAACATTTTCTTCATTCCTCTTTTTAACAAACTAGAGCTGATGTAATGGTTGGTACCCAAACTAATAAAGATTCAGCAGATGGTTTTATAAACAGCTGCTTGCAAGCTCTGCTATTATCAGTGAAGAGACCCACCAATCCACTGGTTTACAGACAGGCACTAAAAAAGGGAAACGAGGAACATTGTACCCAAATGTTTGTTGGagatgggaaatagttcagttgctggaattcttgtaactccATTCCTTCTTCCTAATAATACATTGCTCAAGAGTCCCTCTGAGAGGTATACTTGGAAAAGGAAATTACTTTTGGTTTTAGACAGATAACCAAAttgttaaagcagctacatctttttccAGCCTCATGTGTCTGGCCTGGAAGCTACTTGAAGCTGAGTCTAGGGGCGTATGTATTCACAGCCATTTTGCATCAAAGAATTTGCATAGTTTATTCTATGAGGAGCATTTAGTTAAGTGAGCTTCCATTTGCAATGTGAAGTAGTAGAACCCTGACATAAGGATTTTAAGCCTAATCCCTACCTGTGTAACTGTATTAGGGTTCACCTGTGGCACTGAGCCAAACTAAACAACATTTGCAGCATCTGTAGATGTTTCAGTACACAACAGTACAAGGAAGAACTGTAGATTCAACCAATTCATAACTGGTTAAGTTCAAGTACTACCATCAACCTGGAGAACATCAGAACATCCGCTGGAAGACCATAAGTTGTCATAAGGAGCTTGATTTTATCTACCCACCCTTTATAAGACTCCCAGATATTTTGGGGAAGTCAGCTGCCCTACTCAACTGGCCACACATCTAACAAATTAGAAGTACTTTCTGTGAGAGTGATCCAGGAGTGAAGCAGAGTTCTACTAAATAAGGAAGTCTGGTTAGCAACATGCTGACACTAAACAATAATCAGGTTTGGTTTGGCATGTATGTGACTCTAAACTTCGTGGTTTGAAAATCATTTAATGCTTTTCATGCACCTATTTGACtggggtttattcaataaatcatggttaaacagcCCATGGTGTAGTGCAATGTACAAACACAATCAGTATGTCTCTTGCATTGCATGTACAGGTATCTGTagctaattttgtttttctttcattaccaCTGCTTTTGAAGCAAAATAAACCTGCAGGAAGCCTCATTAAGCCACTGTAAAAGTGTATTCTGGCCATTTGCTGTCATTTTAACAGATCTAGTGTCCCCTCACAATGGcacaatttatttacaaatattgaGACTACAACTAGGCTGTTCTATTCATTAAATTACTAACACAGAGCATGAGTTTCTAGTACTTGTTTCTTTCACAAAAAGTGGAGAGTAGAAGAGTTTAGGCACATGAACTtctgtaccagtgtttctcaaccttggccacttacTGTGGAaattgaagaccacacatcttaaagttggcaaggttgagaaacactgatctgtacAGAACAGCCAAACATGAGCAGGTGTTATTATCTAAGACCTATTCATAGTAAAGGCTgtgcatcagactggaaaaaaactgTGACTCTTCTGGTGCCTATGAACTACAACTGCCAGCAACACCAGTTAGCATATCCCATGTGGAGGGAGGTGAGAAGTATAATTAAGCAACACCAGGAAGGCCAGGTTTCCCTAACTCTTCCCTAACTTCCCACAGCCTTCACTGTGAACAGGTCTTACTAACTAAATCTGCTCGGGTTTGGCTCATTTGTAGAGATGTTCTCCTGCCTAAGCTATTATGTATTATCCTAGAGGCAATGTGAATGAAATATTCCCATGCTTTGCAACAGGTATTAGCTGAGTAAGTTTCTGAGCTAACAGCATATGGTGGGAAAGAACTATTTCTTATCATTAGACTTGTTGACAGTGGCTGCTAGGAGTTGAAGTTTAGcagcatctagagcagtgtttctcaacctcagcaactttaagatgtgtggacttcaactcccagaattccccagccagcacgttgatctagatcagtgtttctcaaccgtggcaacttgaagtgtggacttcaacacccagaattctggcagttgaagcccacacatcttcaagttgccaagcttgaaaaacactgatctagaatgtTGTGGAactctctccccaccaccacctcctaTATTAATCAATCACAGGAATTCAGGCTCAGTGCCTTGATTGCCTTTGAATGGTCATcatgaaattaaattattacTTATTTTGTGTTACGTGCTCTGTGACCGAATGGCTGTCATTCATTTAGGACTGCACTGGAAGGATTTCTTTATCTGCCAGGAAGACTCATCTGGCAGATCCAGTTCCTGGGTCTTAGTATTCAGCAAGAGCAGGTGCCCTTTTTCCCTAAAGCAGTGAAGAAGCCTGGCTGGAGAGCTTCGACCAGAGGCCCAAGGTAGAGTCACACATTGAACTAAGTCATGCTTGCTTGTGGCCTCAGAGAATATGTGAACCCATCCGTTCATATGACTTAGCATTATATATTGACTAActcaaaatatagttaaaataatcTTGGTTAAGCAGTATAAGTGAACACttctaaaaaaaatcttctgacCTGCCCTAGCTTGAAACAGGAGGGTTTTTAGTTAGTTCTCACTTAGTCCTTATTTGGCCAGACCTGGTTGATATCACATAAGCTGAACCCCTGACCAATAAGATCTTTGCAGGCATGAATCATGGCTCTAGCTGCCTACACAAGTCTTCTTCTCAAAGCTCtacaataatttcttttttaaagaaaacaacagcagAGACAAGTTGGTGCAAAGAGAGGAGCGAAGTGTTAAATATCCTCACTGCCAAGAACTGACTCAAAGGAATCAGTTGCCACTTCCTCATAATCTTTCTCCAACGCAGACAAGTCCTCTCGAGCTTCTACAAACTCCCCTTCTTCCATGCCTTCGCCAACATACCAATGCACAAATGCTCTCTTGGCAAACATGAGGTCAAATTTGTGGTTCAGCCGTGCCCAAGCTTCAGCAATTGCGGTGGTGTTGCTAAGCATGCAAACCGCACGTTCTACTTGGGCCAGATCTCCTCCAGGGGTTACGGTAGGGGGCTGGTAATTGATGCCAACCtagaaaaaggcaaaacaataTAGGCATGACACAAGACTGTACCATTTCTTGACTCACCACAGAGCGccataaaaaaaacaaacctaaatCAGTGATAGCATGGAAGCTCTCGCCTAAAACTGAACGAAAATTAGGTAGGCCCGTTTTTTAAAATACACCCCTGTACAAATGTTTAGGCATAGCTCAATATCTAATCTACATTTTAGAAAAGGCTTCTGATaaggaaatattatttaaatctTAATACTTGCATTAGGACATGGATTAGATCCCATTATGTTAACATGTGGCTTTTTAAGACAGAAGGAAGCAATATTTAATTATTGCTCCTCACCTTGAAGCCAGTTGGACACCAGTCCACAAACTGGATTGTTCTCTTAGTCTTGATAGCAGCAATTGCTACATTGACATCTTTGGGCACCACATCTCCACGATAGAGCATGCAGCAAGCCATGTACTTGCCATGACGGGGGTCGCATTTCACCATCTGGTTGTTGGTCTCAAAACAGGAGCTGGTGATCTCAGCCACAGAGAGCTGCTCATGGTAGGCCTTCTCAGAGGAGATGATGGGCGCATAGGTCACCAAGGGGAAGTGGATGCGAGGGTAGGGCACTAGGTTGGTCTGGAATTCAGTCAGGTCCACGTTGAGGGCACCATCGAAGCGCAGGGAGGCAGTGATGGAGGAGACGATCTGGCTGATGAGTCGGTTCAGGTTGGTGTACGTGGGACGCTCAATGTCCAAATTACGACGGCAGATGTCATAGATGGCCTCGTTGTCTACCATGAAGGCACAGTCAGAGTGTTCCAAGGTGGTGTGGGTGGTCAGGATAGAATTGTAGGGCTCCACCACTGCTGTGGATACCTGAGGAGCTGGATAGATAGCAAATTCCAGTTTGGACTTCTTGCCATAATCCATGGACAAGCATTCCATCAGCAAGGAAGTGAAGCCTGATCCCGTGCCTCCTCCAAAACTGTGGAAAATAAGGAATCCCTGTAGCCCTGAGCAGGTGTCAGCCTAGAAAGAACATCACAATTTAGATGCTTGTTTTCTGCATGCATAAGGGTATTTTTTTACATTACTGGATTTCCCACCTGAATTTTAAAGTAGTATTCAGGAAGAACCGAATGTGTGTTATTTTGACTAATTTTAATAGGCCTACATCAGTGCAAATCCTGGAGGTAAGTTTCTATTTACTTGTCAAATGTGACAATGAGAGGCTGTCCTCTTCTTCAAAGTCTGATTTTACTTTGATTTACATTCTATTTACTAGGACTGAGATGAAAGCAGGGCAATCCAACAAATGTTGCTGGATGGAAAGATACTTCCTTCATCCATTGAGATAGGATGGAATCAAAATGTGTGCAAGTCGATAAATCTTACATTAACAGTAAATAGATTACCCTATCTGGATGAGGCTATGAAATTTTGAACAATCACAGAACATcagaaaaagcacagaaaaaggaCCTCTTTGCTACCATCATGgctgtttggatttttgcagcccatatctggTTGCCCTAACAGAAATGCCATTGGTGTCTGATGACTGTCTTCCAAGGAAATTGAACCCATTGTAAATGCAGAAAGACTCCTTCATTCTTTAAAAGTGCAATTTTTAGTGCAGAAGATTCTTACAGCTGCATACATCTGACTTTTGCACAGATGCTGTACAGTATGCTGCCAGGTGATGGgtcattttccaattcttttcCTCTTACCAGTTTTCGAATGCGATCCAATGCCAGCTCAATCCTGTCTTTACCAATGGTGTAGTGACCACGGGCATAGTTATTAGCCGCATCTTCTTTGCCGGTGATCAGCTGTTCTGGATGGAAAAGCTGGCGGTAGGTGCCAGCCCGCACTTCATCTGTAAAGTTTAAAAGAGAAGTTTAAAAGAGTGTCCTAAAAGAATGACTTAGAAGATCAGAGGCATACATTTGGAAAATTCATATCCAGGAGCCAGAAGGGTATTTAACAAAGGCAGCAATACTAACTTCCCAAGGATCTGTAGGCTATGGTGGAAGTCAGCAGTCTTTTGGTTACACTGATGTTTACCATACACCAGCCTTCCCATCTGGTGCTTTTCAATGTCTCTGACTTCATAATTCAAGTTCCATAATCCCCCCATTAGCATGGCCAAAGGCTGTGttagctgggaattatgggagttgataTCCAAACAGTTGGAGCACACCAGGTTGGAAAAGTATGTAAAATGAATATTTGCCAGGATAGGAAGTTTCCCTCATTCCGGAGGTGGAATGGAAAAGATCACAGATCACAGCTAGGAATTTAAAAGGGATAGAGGGCAAACAAGGTACCCTTCAAATTGggccaataaatatattaatgtgaGTAGTTGTTCTGTGCCTCTAGATCCTATGgattcagggctttaaagatgataacaaGACCGTATACTAGAGCTGGGCTGTAAGTTAGTATTATAGTCCATAAGaactaggttcacacattgcactaagccattatttgtttaaccatagtttaaGTCCAATAAGCCCCAGTTGATTAGGTTTACACATCACTTAGCCTAAAACCATAACTTACCTACAATAGCTGGGTTTATGCAACATGATGCGGTCCATACAAACAAACCAAACTATGGCTTAACATTACATATAATCCCGTTTCCTAAATCAAATTAAGGCACATAATCGAAGCataggaaataaaacaaatgatactAATCCATAGAAAGTCATGGCATTTGATGCAAGGCATGTTCCTTAATGACTGACTCACCAACTACCGTTTGCTCCAAGTCCACCATGATAGCCCGTGGTACGTGCTTTCCGGTGCCTGTCTCTCTGAAGAAGGTAGCAAAGGAGTCATCATTATTGAATCTGTTATTCTCAGCAAAAGTGCCATCTGGCTGGATCCCATGCTCTAGGCAAAAGAGTTCCCAGCATGCATTGCCAATCTGAACTCCAGCCTGGCCAACGTGAATCGAGATGCATTCACGCTGCATAAGACATAAAGTACAGCATTAGATCACACACAACACATTATTTTATGCCCTTTATACAAATTGGCTTCCTCTTGAATCCCTTGAATTAAGTCATACACACAGCATATAAAAGGCTAGTTAAGGATTCAGGGTCCAAGCACAGTCACCTGAGCTGAGCAAATTTACAAGTGAATGTATATGGTATGACTGACTGCTAGAAATGATCATAGTACAATTTGTCCTGAAAACGTAagtggattcacacatcatacttATCTTTGGTTTGCTTAATTGCAGTTTAGTTAAATAAGCCATAATTGGTTGAATTCACAATCACGTAAGCCATAGTACATGCGGTGGAGGAGGTATTTTGCTTTTGACtaggtgtgttgtgtgaattcattCCCGGGGATttagaaatcatgatttatgccTGAGTTTACACTAACTAGCACATAGGCATCACAGGCATCCAGTACAAATCAACATGATGTCACATGTATCATGTCATCATACAAAGACAGGAATTATGTTGTCAATGCAGGAAATCTGCTATTTGGACATACCTAGATCTGAACTCTGtttaaaaatgttcagaaatGTTCCTTGGGTTTAATTGAAATCCATATTTTGGTTATGTAAACCTGCTCTTTTGGCCGCCACCTTTTCTTCTGTATACCTCCATGCCAAGAAGGAGCTAAGTATCAACAGAATTAAATGAATTCTCTAGCCCAGTGTtggctagcatggctggctggagaattctgggagttgaagtccacacatcttaaagttcctaaggctgagaaacactgctgtagcccAATCTTCCCCAACTTAGCACCCTCTAGATGTCTTGGGCAGAGCCTTCCATCATCCCTAGCTAACATGCTAGATCAGTGTCTCTGCTGCTGGGAACAAGAGCAATGCAGCCCAGTGCATTTCAAAGTCTCTCCATTGAGCATTCTAGTTCTCTAGGACCTCCCTATATTCCATTCTTCCCCTGGATTGATTCTCTAACAGCCTGTCTACTCCATCTCTTTAGGCTCAGACAAGGGCAGAGGACAAATGGAGGAAAGCTTCTCTTTTCCTGACCCAGCTTCCTGAGCACTTGGGCACATCTCTGCTTACCATGGCGCTTTCAATGGTGCTCACGCCCCTTCCAGATTAGCAACAGCAGCTATGGATGTTGATGCTCCCACTGCTGTCCTGCTTCTAAGCAGCTTGGCAACCAGGAGCTCAGGCCATGCGTGGTACCCCTAGGAAGTGTACTTGAACATCACAGTGCAGGGGAGGGAGGAGGTCATAATCACCCCTGGCAACCGCCCTGCTCTCCTGTCTTCCTGCCCATTGACATCACTGGACAGTCACCCAGTCTTTGGTGTGGGTTTCATAGGATCTGCATTCAAAAAGGGTAATTGTATCTTCTCCCTCTTCAGCTTGTTGTATGAAACCACCCAAGTGCTGACACACCTAGGCAAAAATGCAAAGAATTCCATCCTTCCCCTCCACCACCCTATGGATTCCCAATAAAAACATAATGAGAATCCCatggttcaaaaaaaaaaaaaaggatttctggTGGTTCTGCTTATTCAAACAGAACATAAAGACCCTGTTTACCATCACTGAACAGTGaaatattcatattttgtttAGAATAGATATTTCAAATACTGGTCTGGTTTTCATCAACAATGCATTTTAGGACAAAGACCCTAAGCTCGGGGGTCCACCACTGGCCTGTATCCAAGATGGCATAGCTCTTGCTTGATTGGCACAGCAATCAGAGAATCAGCCAAATGGGAAAAGTAACAAGTTTTACCATTGCTTTGCTCAGGCAGTTTTAACTGAGAAGCCCCTGAGAAATGTTCAATCGCAATTCCATCTGAACTGGCCTTAAAAGCAATTAGATTTACTATTTTGTGAGCTGAACTATATGGTAAAATATTTTCTGGTCTGTGCCGTGACATCAGCTGGGATGAGGTTATGTGGGAATGGGGACATCCCTGCTCACAATAAGATACATCTGGAGAAGAGTTGGCACCATGATTCTTCTTACCATGTTTTTTCTCTGCGCCAGACTATATTAGGACTATCCACGATACCCATGGTGGTGGTGCAATAGCTGTATTTTTCTGTTGCTGATGCGACAGTGCATTACTATGCAACGGGTTTCCAGGTGAGAGAAATGGCATCTATTTTGATTTGCTATGAAGGCACCTGCCGAAAAGATCTGTATCCATTCTGCCTTAGCCCTGATTTACACAATATGTATGCTATATCaagatttgtttggttttagctcAGTGTGCTCttgaacaaaccatggcttattgtGATAAATGAACCCAGCCTTAGATTTCAAAGCAAATTAGAGCAGGGAagaaggagacaagggcaaactgcttctgaaaatgttgcctagaaaatcACAGGCACTTGTCCATGTAGCCGCCAAGAAtccagactgacttgaaggtaagAAAAAGATAAGTGGGTCTCTTGCCTTGATAATACTCCACTCTTTTTTGCTGACTCCTCTTTGGTAAAAGAGAGAAGATGCCGAAAGATGCTGTGGAAAAGCAGGCTGCTGGAACCATTGCCAGcacctccttctctccctcctatGGCAAACCTCTTCCCCAACGTCTGGATGGCAGAGCTGTGATAAAAGCCACAGCCTTGAAAGAGCTGGGGGAGGAGACCATATAAGATGGGTGTGTTCTGAGGCCCTGCGGCAGCCACATAAAcaaataggttttgttttcctcccAAAGACTTTGGAGTCCAGAGGAAACAGAAAGGAGAGGCAATGCCCTGCAGCAACCCAGTGAGAAGGGGCACGTGCTGTACAAACTGCCCAGTACAAACGCTCTGTACTAGCAGTAGTAACAGTAGGCTAGTAAGAGTAGTGGTAGAATAAGAAAAGTTAGAATATATCTGTAATAGTATAGCATAGAAATAAGAGTATAGAGTATAGTGAGGTAATAATAGAATGACATTGTATAATATAGCTTCATTAGTAGTAAGGTAGGATAGTAAGATAATAGCTCTAGAAAAAGTCACATAGATATTTTGAAGATTCACTTTGGTATTGcagatatttttgtttaaaataaaacatctccccaacctgTAAGGGGAGATTTAAAAACTCCAAGTGTTGTAGAGTTCCGTGCTTTTTGGGAGATCATTTTGAGCCTGCAGCAATCAAAATtcgggtattaaaaaaaaatgtgacagaTGCCAGACAAGCAAAAccaattcacttttttttttactcttaaatATATAGTAAACAGAGATAACAACTGCTTTAAACATCCTAATATCATTTACAAACTTCTCCCACGCTAAAAACGGTTCCTCTTTATCACCCCTAACGCTTACAAAATAATGAGCGAACAAGTTGCTAAAAGCATCTCTTCCTTAGATAAGGACCTGCACAGAAGGAAGAGCACAAGAGTCTGCTATTGCTCATTGGCAAGGACTTCACTGCCAAGTCAGGAAAAGCAGtgtctaccccagtgtttctcaaccttggcagcttgaagatgtgtggacttcagctcctagaattccca
This genomic interval carries:
- the LOC134501409 gene encoding tubulin alpha-4 chain-like; the protein is MQRECISIHVGQAGVQIGNACWELFCLEHGIQPDGTFAENNRFNNDDSFATFFRETGTGKHVPRAIMVDLEQTVVDEVRAGTYRQLFHPEQLITGKEDAANNYARGHYTIGKDRIELALDRIRKLADTCSGLQGFLIFHSFGGGTGSGFTSLLMECLSMDYGKKSKLEFAIYPAPQVSTAVVEPYNSILTTHTTLEHSDCAFMVDNEAIYDICRRNLDIERPTYTNLNRLISQIVSSITASLRFDGALNVDLTEFQTNLVPYPRIHFPLVTYAPIISSEKAYHEQLSVAEITSSCFETNNQMVKCDPRHGKYMACCMLYRGDVVPKDVNVAIAAIKTKRTIQFVDWCPTGFKVGINYQPPTVTPGGDLAQVERAVCMLSNTTAIAEAWARLNHKFDLMFAKRAFVHWYVGEGMEEGEFVEAREDLSALEKDYEEVATDSFESVLGSEDI